One Cicer arietinum cultivar CDC Frontier isolate Library 1 chromosome 8, Cicar.CDCFrontier_v2.0, whole genome shotgun sequence DNA segment encodes these proteins:
- the LOC140919035 gene encoding uncharacterized protein isoform X3: MQLLRKIEGLSVKPDVVMYSTIIDSLCKDKLINDAYDLYSEMSLKKISPNVVTYSTLIYGFCIVGRLIEAISLLNEMKLKNINPNVYTFNILVDGFCKAGEVKQAKSVLAMMIKEDMKPNVVTYNSLMHGYFLLGGVNKAKYVFDTMVRKGVTPDVHSYNIMINGLCKNKMVDEAMDLFKEIRLKNVAPNTITYNSLIDGLCKSGRISDVWDLLDEMHDRGQPADMFTYNPILDALCKNNHVDKAIALLTKIKHRGIQLHMCTYTILVSGLRKSGRLKDAQKVFEDLLIKGYHFDVKMYTVMIKGLCKKGLLDEALSLLSKMEDNGCIPNAVTYDIIVRCLFENNKNDKAVKLLQEMVVRGLM, translated from the coding sequence ATGCAATTGCTCAGAAAGATTGAAGGGTTATCGGTTAAGCCAGATGTCGTAATGTACAGCACAATCATTGATAGTCTATGCAAAGATAAGCTTATTAATGATGCCTATGATTTATATTCTGAAATGTCTCTTAAGAAAATTTCTCCTAATGTCGTCACTTACAGTACTTTAATATATGGATTTTGCATTGTGGGTCGATTGATAGAAGCAATTAGTTTGTTAAATGAAATGAAGTTGAAAAACATCAACCCAAATGtttatacttttaatatattgGTCGATGGTTTTTGTAAGGCGGGAGAGGTTAAACAGGCTAAAAGTGTGTTAGCTATGATGATAAAAGAAGATATGAAACCCAATGTTGTTACTTATAATTCTTTAATGCATGGTTATTTCTTACTTGGTGGTGTAAACAAGGCCAAATATGTATTCGACACCATGGTCCGAAAGGGAGTGACTCCTGATGTGCATAGCTACAATATTATGATTAATGGATTATGTAAGAATAAAATGGTGGACGAAGCCATGGatctttttaaagaaatacGTTTAAAAAATGTGGCGCCTAATACTATAACATACAATTCCCTCATCGATGGACTTTGCAAATCAGGGAGAATctctgatgtttgggatctTTTAGATGAGATGCATGATAGAGGTCAACCTGCTGACATGTTCACTTACAATCCCATATTAGATGCTTTGTGCAAAAACAATCATGTTGACAAGGCAATTGCATTATTGACGAAAATCAAACACCGGGGAATTCAGCTACATATGTGTACTTACACAATACTTGTTAGTGGACTACGCAAAAGTGGAAGACTTAAAGATGCACAAAAGGTTTTTGAAGATCTTCTGATTAAGGGATATCATTTTGATGTTAAGATGTATACTGTTATGATTAAAGGGCTTTGTAAAAAGGGCTTACTTGATGAAGCATTATCCTTGTTATCAAAAATGGAAGACAATGGTTGCATTCCTAATGCTGTAACTTACGACATTATCGTTCGTTGTTTGTTTGAAAACAACAAGAATGATAAGGCAGTAAAACTTCTTCAAGAAATGGTTGTTAGAGGTCTAATGTAA
- the LOC140919035 gene encoding uncharacterized protein isoform X1 — MSILRLRYAHSVPTLIFFLPIRLLHSNPNPSFTHNLDDAISSFNRIIHLNPTKPIFEFNQILTSLVKINHYPIAISLFQQMEFKGIQPNIFTLTILINCFCQLGQLNFAFSVLGKILKLGYQPGTITINTLINGLCLNGNVMKALHFHDDVIAMGFHLDQVSYGTLINALCKIGETRAAMQLLRKIEGLSVKPDVVMYSTIIDSLCKDKLINDAYDLYSEMSLKKISPNVVTYSTLIYGFCIVGRLIEAISLLNEMKLKNINPNVYTFNILVDGFCKAGEVKQAKSVLAMMIKEDMKPNVVTYNSLMHGYFLLGGVNKAKYVFDTMVRKGVTPDVHSYNIMINGLCKNKMVDEAMDLFKEIRLKNVAPNTITYNSLIDGLCKSGRISDVWDLLDEMHDRGQPADMFTYNPILDALCKNNHVDKAIALLTKIKHRGIQLHMCTYTILVSGLRKSGRLKDAQKVFEDLLIKGYHFDVKMYTVMIKGLCKKGLLDEALSLLSKMEDNGCIPNAVTYDIIVRCLFENNKNDKAVKLLQEMVVRGLM; from the coding sequence ATGTCAATTTTAAGGTTAAGGTATGCACACTCTGTTCCTACTCTCATTTTCTTTCTTCCAATTCGATTATTACACTCTAACCCTAATCCTTCATTCACTCACAATCTTGACGATGCTATTTCATCATTTAATCGCATCATCCATTTAAACCCTACCAAACCCATCTTTGAATTTAACCAAATTTTAACTTCCCTTGTTAAGATTAATCATTACCCTATTGCTATTTCCCTTTTCCAACAAATGGAATTCAAGGGAATTCAACCTAACATTTTTACTTTGACCATTTTGATTAATTGTTTCTGTCAACTAGGTCAACTCAATTTTGCATTTTCTGTATTGGGAAAAATTCTCAAACTTGGTTATCAGCCTGGTACCATAACAATTAATACACTTATCAATGGTCTTTGTCTTAATGGTAATGTTATGAAAGCATTGCACTTTCATGATGATGTTATAGCTATGGGATTTCACCTTGATCAGGTTAGTTACGGGACCTTGATCAACGCATTATGTAAAATAGGTGAAACAAGAGCTGCCATGCAATTGCTCAGAAAGATTGAAGGGTTATCGGTTAAGCCAGATGTCGTAATGTACAGCACAATCATTGATAGTCTATGCAAAGATAAGCTTATTAATGATGCCTATGATTTATATTCTGAAATGTCTCTTAAGAAAATTTCTCCTAATGTCGTCACTTACAGTACTTTAATATATGGATTTTGCATTGTGGGTCGATTGATAGAAGCAATTAGTTTGTTAAATGAAATGAAGTTGAAAAACATCAACCCAAATGtttatacttttaatatattgGTCGATGGTTTTTGTAAGGCGGGAGAGGTTAAACAGGCTAAAAGTGTGTTAGCTATGATGATAAAAGAAGATATGAAACCCAATGTTGTTACTTATAATTCTTTAATGCATGGTTATTTCTTACTTGGTGGTGTAAACAAGGCCAAATATGTATTCGACACCATGGTCCGAAAGGGAGTGACTCCTGATGTGCATAGCTACAATATTATGATTAATGGATTATGTAAGAATAAAATGGTGGACGAAGCCATGGatctttttaaagaaatacGTTTAAAAAATGTGGCGCCTAATACTATAACATACAATTCCCTCATCGATGGACTTTGCAAATCAGGGAGAATctctgatgtttgggatctTTTAGATGAGATGCATGATAGAGGTCAACCTGCTGACATGTTCACTTACAATCCCATATTAGATGCTTTGTGCAAAAACAATCATGTTGACAAGGCAATTGCATTATTGACGAAAATCAAACACCGGGGAATTCAGCTACATATGTGTACTTACACAATACTTGTTAGTGGACTACGCAAAAGTGGAAGACTTAAAGATGCACAAAAGGTTTTTGAAGATCTTCTGATTAAGGGATATCATTTTGATGTTAAGATGTATACTGTTATGATTAAAGGGCTTTGTAAAAAGGGCTTACTTGATGAAGCATTATCCTTGTTATCAAAAATGGAAGACAATGGTTGCATTCCTAATGCTGTAACTTACGACATTATCGTTCGTTGTTTGTTTGAAAACAACAAGAATGATAAGGCAGTAAAACTTCTTCAAGAAATGGTTGTTAGAGGTCTAATGTAA
- the LOC140919035 gene encoding uncharacterized protein isoform X2 encodes MKALHFHDDVIAMGFHLDQVSYGTLINALCKIGETRAAMQLLRKIEGLSVKPDVVMYSTIIDSLCKDKLINDAYDLYSEMSLKKISPNVVTYSTLIYGFCIVGRLIEAISLLNEMKLKNINPNVYTFNILVDGFCKAGEVKQAKSVLAMMIKEDMKPNVVTYNSLMHGYFLLGGVNKAKYVFDTMVRKGVTPDVHSYNIMINGLCKNKMVDEAMDLFKEIRLKNVAPNTITYNSLIDGLCKSGRISDVWDLLDEMHDRGQPADMFTYNPILDALCKNNHVDKAIALLTKIKHRGIQLHMCTYTILVSGLRKSGRLKDAQKVFEDLLIKGYHFDVKMYTVMIKGLCKKGLLDEALSLLSKMEDNGCIPNAVTYDIIVRCLFENNKNDKAVKLLQEMVVRGLM; translated from the coding sequence ATGAAAGCATTGCACTTTCATGATGATGTTATAGCTATGGGATTTCACCTTGATCAGGTTAGTTACGGGACCTTGATCAACGCATTATGTAAAATAGGTGAAACAAGAGCTGCCATGCAATTGCTCAGAAAGATTGAAGGGTTATCGGTTAAGCCAGATGTCGTAATGTACAGCACAATCATTGATAGTCTATGCAAAGATAAGCTTATTAATGATGCCTATGATTTATATTCTGAAATGTCTCTTAAGAAAATTTCTCCTAATGTCGTCACTTACAGTACTTTAATATATGGATTTTGCATTGTGGGTCGATTGATAGAAGCAATTAGTTTGTTAAATGAAATGAAGTTGAAAAACATCAACCCAAATGtttatacttttaatatattgGTCGATGGTTTTTGTAAGGCGGGAGAGGTTAAACAGGCTAAAAGTGTGTTAGCTATGATGATAAAAGAAGATATGAAACCCAATGTTGTTACTTATAATTCTTTAATGCATGGTTATTTCTTACTTGGTGGTGTAAACAAGGCCAAATATGTATTCGACACCATGGTCCGAAAGGGAGTGACTCCTGATGTGCATAGCTACAATATTATGATTAATGGATTATGTAAGAATAAAATGGTGGACGAAGCCATGGatctttttaaagaaatacGTTTAAAAAATGTGGCGCCTAATACTATAACATACAATTCCCTCATCGATGGACTTTGCAAATCAGGGAGAATctctgatgtttgggatctTTTAGATGAGATGCATGATAGAGGTCAACCTGCTGACATGTTCACTTACAATCCCATATTAGATGCTTTGTGCAAAAACAATCATGTTGACAAGGCAATTGCATTATTGACGAAAATCAAACACCGGGGAATTCAGCTACATATGTGTACTTACACAATACTTGTTAGTGGACTACGCAAAAGTGGAAGACTTAAAGATGCACAAAAGGTTTTTGAAGATCTTCTGATTAAGGGATATCATTTTGATGTTAAGATGTATACTGTTATGATTAAAGGGCTTTGTAAAAAGGGCTTACTTGATGAAGCATTATCCTTGTTATCAAAAATGGAAGACAATGGTTGCATTCCTAATGCTGTAACTTACGACATTATCGTTCGTTGTTTGTTTGAAAACAACAAGAATGATAAGGCAGTAAAACTTCTTCAAGAAATGGTTGTTAGAGGTCTAATGTAA
- the LOC113788079 gene encoding uncharacterized protein, translated as MNFEENSMDIDTSENPDEETLREMAEDIWQVLVFGPQEIDQEIVSHVTPYDRLFTRRIKEVRDSLMICGLGVQPMDKWLSIPDMGYVIATTYNIILVTFGLTFSMIFFPMRGSHSESTKNDRICCIGFVNGNHWVPLKMKNGFPMSDIAPGWKQYRTNEATSWAISYTGRLQHWGYLLGRLSRVTQNPPTEPVDAMSLDEP; from the exons atgaattttgaagaaaattcaATGGATATTGATACTTCAGAAAATCCTGACGAAGAAACTTTGAGAGAAATGGCTGAAGACATCTGGCA AGTGTTGGTCTTTGGTCCGCAAGAGATTGATCAAGAGATTGTTTCTCATGTAACTCCATATGATAGATTGTTCACAAGACGCATTAAAGAAGTAAGAGATTCGTTGATGATATGCGGCTTAGGTGTTCAACCAATGGATAAATGGTTGTCCATacctgatatgggttacgtgattgcgacaacatataatattattcttgtcaCGTTCGGTCTGACATTTTCAATGATTTTCTTTCCTATGAGGGGTTCACATTCCGaatcgacaaaaaatgatcgcatttgttgtattggttttgttaatgGAAACCATTGGGTTCcg ttAAAGATGAAAAATGGATTTCCAATGTCAGACATTGCACCAGGTTGGAAGCAATATCGCACCAATGAAGCAACTTCTTGGGCAATATCATACACAGGCCGTCTACAACACTGGGGGTATTTATTAGGCCGGTTGTCACGTGTTACCCAAAATCCACCTACGGAACCCGTAGATGCAATGTCTTTAGATGAaccttaa
- the LOC140919036 gene encoding uncharacterized protein has translation MKLDVVTYKSLMNGYFLLDDVNKAKYVFHIMIRKGVTLNVRSYNILINELCKNKMVDEAMHVFKEIRFKNMAPNTITYSFLIDGLCKSERISEVWDLLDEMHDRGQPADIITYNSILDVLCKNNHVDKAIALLTKIKDRGIQLNMCTYTILVNGLCKSERLKDAQKVYEDLLMKGYRLDVRIYTIMIQGLCKEGLLVEALSLLSKIEDNGCIPNVVTYDIIIRCLFENNQNDKAVKLLQEMVVRGLM, from the coding sequence ATGAAACTCGATGTTGTTACTTATAAATCTTTAATGAATGGTTATTTCTTACTAGATGATGTAAACAAGGCCAAATATGTATTTCACATCATGATCCGAAAAGGGGTGACTCTTAATGTTCGTAGCTACAATATTTTGATTAATGAATTATGTAAGAATAAAATGGTGGACGAAGCCATGcatgtttttaaagaaatacgTTTCAAAAATATGGCGCCTAACACTATCACATATAGTTTCCTCATTGATGGACTTTGCAAATCAGAGAGAATCTCTGAAGTTTGGGATCTTTTAGATGAGATGCATGATAGAGGTCAACCTGCTGACATTATCACTTACAATTCCATATTAGATGTTTTGTGCAAAAACAATCATGTTGACAAGGCAATTGCATTATTGACGAAAATCAAAGACCGGGGAATTCAGCTAAATATGTGTACATACACAATACTTGTTAATGGACTATGCAAAAGTGAAAGACTTAAAGATGCACAAAAGGTTTATGAAGATCTTCTGATGAAAGGCTATCGTTTGGATGTTAGGATCTATACTATTATGATTCAAGGGCTTTGTAAAGAGGGCTTACTTGTTGAAGCATTATCCTTGCTATCAAAAATAGAAGACAATGGTTGCATTCCTAATGTTGTAACTTACGATATTATCATTCGTTGTTTGTTTGAAAACAACCAGAATGATAAGGCAGTAAAACTTCTTCAAGAAATGGTTGTGAGGGGTCTAATGTAA
- the LOC113783931 gene encoding uncharacterized protein isoform X2 gives MKALHFHDDVIAKGFHLNQVSYGTLINGLCKIGETRAAMQLLKKIEGLSVKPDVVMYNTIIDSLCKDKLINDAYDLYSEMSLKKISPNVVTYSTLIYGFCIVGRLKEAVGLLNEMMFKNINPNVYTFSILVDGFCKEGEVKQAKSVLAMMIKEDMKPNVVTYNSLMDGYFLLGGVNKAKYVFHIMIRKGVTLNVRSYNIMINGLCKNKMVDEAMDLFKEIRLKNMAPNTITYNSLIDGLCKSGRISDVWDLLDEMHDRGQPADMFTYNPILDALCKNNHVDKAIALLTKIKDRGIQLNMCTYTILVNGLCKSGRLKDAQKVYEDLLMKGYPLDVRMYNIMIQGLCKEGLLDEALSLLSKMEDNGCIPSAVTYEIIIRCLFENNQNDKAVKLLQEMVTRGLM, from the coding sequence ATGAAAGCATTGCACTTTCATGATGATGTTATTGCTAAGGGATTTCACCTTAATCAAGTTAGTTATGGGACCTTGATCAACGGATTATGCAAAATAGGTGAAACAAGAGCTGCCATGCAATTGCTCAAGAAGATTGAAGGGTTATCGGTTAAGCCAGATGTCGTAATGTACAACACAATCATTGATAGTCTATGCAAAGATAAGCTTATTAATGATGCCTATGATTTATATTCTGAAATGTCTCTTAAGAAAATTTCTCCTAATGTCGTCACTTACAGTACTTTAATATATGGATTTTGCATTGTGGGTCGATTGAAAGAAGCAGTTGGTTTGTTAAATGAAATGATGTTCAAAAACATCAACCCAAATGTTTATACTTTTAGTATATTGGTCGATGGTTTTTGTAAGGAAGGAGAGGTTAAACAAGCTAAAAGTGTGTTAGCTATGATGATAAAAGAAGATATGAAACCCAATGTTGTTACTTATAATTCTTTAATGGATGGTTATTTCTTACTTGGTGGTGTAAACAAGGCCAAATATGTATTCCACATCATGATCCGAAAGGGAGTGACTCTTAATGTCCGTAGCTACAATATTATGATTAATGGATTATGTAAGAATAAAATGGTGGACGAAGCCATGGatctttttaaagaaatacGTTTAAAAAATATGGCGCCTAATACTATAACATACAATTCCCTCATCGATGGACTTTGCAAATCAGGGAGAATctctgatgtttgggatctTTTAGATGAGATGCATGATAGAGGTCAACCTGCTGACATGTTCACTTACAATCCCATATTAGATGCTTTGTGCAAAAACAATCATGTTGACAAGGCAATTGCATTATTGACGAAAATCAAAGACAGGGGAATTCAGCTAAATATGTGTACATACACAATACTTGTTAATGGACTATGCAAAAGTGGAAGACTTAAAGATGCACAAAAGGTTTATGAAGATCTTCTGATGAAAGGCTATCCTTTGGATGTTAGGATGTATAATATTATGATTCAAGGGCTTTGTAAAGAGGGCTTACTTGATGAAGCATTATCCTTGCTATCAAAAATGGAAGACAATGGTTGCATTCCTAGTGCTGTAACTTACGAAATTATCATTCGTTGCTTGTTTGAAAACAACCAGAATGATAAGGCTGTAAAACTTCTTCAAGAAATGGTTACTAGGGGTCTAATGTAA
- the LOC113783931 gene encoding uncharacterized protein isoform X1: MSILRLRYAHSVPTLIFFLPIRLLHSNPNPSFTHNLDDAISSFNRIIHLNPTKPIFEFNQILTSLVKINHYPIAISLFQQMEFKVIQPNIVTLNILINCFCQLGQLNFAFSVLGKILKLSYQPGTITINTLIKGLCLNGNVMKALHFHDDVIAKGFHLNQVSYGTLINGLCKIGETRAAMQLLKKIEGLSVKPDVVMYNTIIDSLCKDKLINDAYDLYSEMSLKKISPNVVTYSTLIYGFCIVGRLKEAVGLLNEMMFKNINPNVYTFSILVDGFCKEGEVKQAKSVLAMMIKEDMKPNVVTYNSLMDGYFLLGGVNKAKYVFHIMIRKGVTLNVRSYNIMINGLCKNKMVDEAMDLFKEIRLKNMAPNTITYNSLIDGLCKSGRISDVWDLLDEMHDRGQPADMFTYNPILDALCKNNHVDKAIALLTKIKDRGIQLNMCTYTILVNGLCKSGRLKDAQKVYEDLLMKGYPLDVRMYNIMIQGLCKEGLLDEALSLLSKMEDNGCIPSAVTYEIIIRCLFENNQNDKAVKLLQEMVTRGLM; encoded by the coding sequence atGTCAATTTTAAGGTTAAGGTATGCACACTCTGTTCCTACTCTCATTTTCTTTCTTCCAATTCGATTATTACACTCTAACCCTAATCCTTCATTCACTCACAATCTTGACGATGCTATTTCATCATTTAATCGCATCATCCATTTAAACCCTACCAAACCCATCTTTGAATTTAACCAAATTTTAACTTCCCTTGTTAAGATTAATCATTACCCTATTGCTATTTCCCTTTTCCAACAAATGGAATTCAAGGTAATTCAACCTAACATTGTTACTTTGAACATTTTGATTAATTGTTTCTGTCAACTAGGTCAACTCAATTTTGCATTTTCTGTATTGGGAAAAATTCTCAAACTTAGTTATCAGCCTGGTACCATAACAATTAATACACTTATCAAAGGTCTCTGTCTTAATGGTAATGTTATGAAAGCATTGCACTTTCATGATGATGTTATTGCTAAGGGATTTCACCTTAATCAAGTTAGTTATGGGACCTTGATCAACGGATTATGCAAAATAGGTGAAACAAGAGCTGCCATGCAATTGCTCAAGAAGATTGAAGGGTTATCGGTTAAGCCAGATGTCGTAATGTACAACACAATCATTGATAGTCTATGCAAAGATAAGCTTATTAATGATGCCTATGATTTATATTCTGAAATGTCTCTTAAGAAAATTTCTCCTAATGTCGTCACTTACAGTACTTTAATATATGGATTTTGCATTGTGGGTCGATTGAAAGAAGCAGTTGGTTTGTTAAATGAAATGATGTTCAAAAACATCAACCCAAATGTTTATACTTTTAGTATATTGGTCGATGGTTTTTGTAAGGAAGGAGAGGTTAAACAAGCTAAAAGTGTGTTAGCTATGATGATAAAAGAAGATATGAAACCCAATGTTGTTACTTATAATTCTTTAATGGATGGTTATTTCTTACTTGGTGGTGTAAACAAGGCCAAATATGTATTCCACATCATGATCCGAAAGGGAGTGACTCTTAATGTCCGTAGCTACAATATTATGATTAATGGATTATGTAAGAATAAAATGGTGGACGAAGCCATGGatctttttaaagaaatacGTTTAAAAAATATGGCGCCTAATACTATAACATACAATTCCCTCATCGATGGACTTTGCAAATCAGGGAGAATctctgatgtttgggatctTTTAGATGAGATGCATGATAGAGGTCAACCTGCTGACATGTTCACTTACAATCCCATATTAGATGCTTTGTGCAAAAACAATCATGTTGACAAGGCAATTGCATTATTGACGAAAATCAAAGACAGGGGAATTCAGCTAAATATGTGTACATACACAATACTTGTTAATGGACTATGCAAAAGTGGAAGACTTAAAGATGCACAAAAGGTTTATGAAGATCTTCTGATGAAAGGCTATCCTTTGGATGTTAGGATGTATAATATTATGATTCAAGGGCTTTGTAAAGAGGGCTTACTTGATGAAGCATTATCCTTGCTATCAAAAATGGAAGACAATGGTTGCATTCCTAGTGCTGTAACTTACGAAATTATCATTCGTTGCTTGTTTGAAAACAACCAGAATGATAAGGCTGTAAAACTTCTTCAAGAAATGGTTACTAGGGGTCTAATGTAA
- the LOC113788078 gene encoding uncharacterized protein, whose product MSTEMNALWKRFRSFDVIGKRVLKSKVRELAFPSTSSMCPPSEKVKTKGRVKKSKGMKPDGYDSKKRQASQSKKHPSQSSHSSKNLLLRQFPDIIQPYIDDIFDVAADGNCGFRAIALLLGFGEECWSLVRKRLDQEIVSHVTPYDRLFTGRIKEVRDSLMISGLGVQPMDKWLSILDMGYVIATTYNIILVTFGLTFSMTFFPMRGSHSGSTKNGRICCIGFVNENHWVPLKMKDGFPMPDIAPGWKQYRTNEATSWAIAYTDRLQHWVYLLGRLSRVTQNPPTEPVNAMSLDEP is encoded by the exons ATGTCTACTGAGATGAATGCCTTATGGAAACGCTTTCGATCATTTGATGTTATTGGGAAACGAGTGTTGAAGAGTAAAGTGCGTGAACTTGCTTTTCCAAGTACAAGTTCAATGTGTCCACCATCTGAAAAAGTCAAAACCAAAGGAAGAGTGAAGAAGAGTAAGGGTATGAAGCCAGatggatatgat TCAAAGAAGAGACAAGcctctcaatcaaagaaacacCCCTCTCAGTCatctcattcttcaaaaaatttgttattgagACAATTTCCTGATATTATTCAGCcatacattgatgacatatttgacGTGGCAGCGGATGGAAATTGTGGTTTTCGCGCTATTGCATTATTGCTTGGTTTCGGTGAAGAGTGTTGGTCTTTGGTCCGCAAGAGATTGGATCAAGAGATTGTTTCTCATGTAACTCCATATGATAGATTGTTCACAGGACGCATTAAAGAAGTAAGAGATTCGTTGATGATATCCGGCTTAGGTGTTCAACCCATGGATAAATGGTTGTCCATACttgatatgggttacgtgatagcgacaacatataatattattcttgtcaCTTTCGGTCTGACATTTTCAATGACTTTCTTTCCTATGAGGGGTTCACATTCCGGATCGACAAAAAATGGTCGCATTtgttgtattggttttgttaatgAAAATCACTGGGTTCcg ttAAAGATGAAAGATGGATTTCCAATGCCAGACATTGCACCAGGTTGGAAGCAATATCGCACCAATGAAGCAACTTCTTGGGCAATAGCATACACAGACCGTCTACAACACTGGGTGTATTTATTAGGCCGGTTGTCACGTGTTACCCAAAATCCACCTACAGAACCCGTAAATGCAATGTCTTTAGATGAaccttaa